One Purpureocillium takamizusanense chromosome 1, complete sequence genomic window carries:
- a CDS encoding uncharacterized protein (COG:Z~EggNog:ENOG503NWVC), whose amino-acid sequence MLKSTSPTKENEAPADAHASDAKSIRDIPSTTPPARSGTLSWQKRPASRGGPGSRPLSMVAAQNATQRSLGADPAQEPASATEQTFSKDQIAQALGSKDPAWFRQTADRGLSSAAYRRNQVEDEDRLDMTSVKAQLPGMSAEKPKDRPPSHSDAGARLGSPVALNLPRRDEPSEEKPPVTEQAIVSPSAGRTSPVRSASPTKGMGGFVQSAMMKRSDSVKRWSVTSPPGLKRADSVANRGTLDRGSSQVVTRPQSTIRGGSTTPGSSRPTSQHGEREPATESASKPSRELSVDTTRASKHEDDGAIPTSPSKTMDPRRWSPTKSSWLESALNRPETPKLPPKPNQSQPSWMADLNKTKTGRSTPNTDTGRPASPSHKHQVSIGGLMRQSPVGEVAKPNTTGLGGIYSPPPHANRPAFGHLSKPSVTENIPKLEPAEPKDDFEKEEGKQASRTVPTDEHPPTPAAEKRPSVISPPPTKAKPETPPKKDFRATLKQRTLPQEPPKAEAAEFKNVFGNLRRTKTQNYVAPDVLKDNILRGKAGLNQTDGPKKSERKDEFKEAILQKREGFKKAQAEGKGVTRTATTPGERALPEGLAKRAELGRSITGTKQTLSDAASSGEPKKVDSQKPVPGPKRILSGQSTASPQSSMAAATPTKSPSLDKPRRVSTEVSKPPSTETRALPSLQKETSAPSRLQQGRVGAASKLADRFNPALAGMLARGPPPTGTSGGQTTGDSGSSRGGASGDSAGSSAPGPQLTHMTKNRARGPRRKAPTASTTTSNASAPKPAEPTQHVGAEPAKAKEPEQPVLKKQSYVETETEFEPKKPAPLSIQQQVAAKAAVRSRPAPLKPEAKSADENKAPVDPAPEEALPPSSPRKLNMNRMSVFMASTASNDSKVESKEPKKLTHQRTGSRSPIKSSERTLPEPSPSPTKSDRDSLPSMRDAPRSPRFGASVTSPPPTSKPSFDGPRTEQASPRPKSRGAVRPLSGLGDGLRSPGSIASPARSPTKQASDVSTLLTEFFGPDRPKANVKVDPAEVLMNRPSAGAKITSHGFQMFQILGDGKKLPVSAQNERVLFEREMYVCAHNFTDAAGRKLFEVYFWVGDEVPESTAEDALLFVQREAKSLGGKVVKLRQGKETSEFIQALGGVIIIRRGSSIKYDSLAPSMLCGRRYLGQVAFDEVDFTAASLCAGFVYLITQGGKCYVWKGKGSDVTEMSCARLVGMDLALTGELLEHEDGSEPATFWAIFDGEGSKPHSADHWRLKPSYDKYCSRLFCSDADSRQQIFEISPFGQVDLSPFSIYVLDAFFEMYIVVGARANSQYTSFRNALDFAQEYAILAAGMEDRPFVPVSTVVLEGIPRDLKRVFRKWDDARSPTVTNQPAAAAGQGLRRGRSLRVVTLNQALQALSD is encoded by the exons ATGTTGAAATCGACCTCGCCAACCAAGGAAAACGAGGCACCTGCCGATGCACACGCGTCCGACGCGAAATCTATTCGCGATatcccgtcgacgacgcctccggcCAGATCTGGAACGCTGTCGTGGCAAAAGCGGCCCGCCTctcgcggcgggcctggCAGTAGGCCACTCAGCATGGTCGCGGCCCAGAATGCGACCCAAAGGTCGCTTGGTGCCGACCCGGCCCAGGAACCCGCGTCAGCCACCGAGCAGACCTTTTCCAAAGACCAGATAGCGCAGGCTCTCGGTTCCAAAGACCCCGCCTGGTTCCGACAGACGGCCGACAGGGGCCTCAGCTCAGCCGCCTACAGACGCAACCaagtcgaggacgaggaccgccTGGACATGACTTCTGTCAAGGCTCAACTGCCAGGCATGTCAGCAGAGAAGCCCAAGGATCGCCCGCCTTCTCATTCAGACGCCGGTGCAAGGCTAGGCTCGCCTGTCGCCCTGAACCTTCCCCGCCGTGATGAACCTAGCGAGGAGAAGCCGCCCGTCACTGAGCAGGCGATTGTCTCCCCCTCGGCGGGGCGGACTTCTCCAGTACGATCCGCTTCACCCACCAAAGGCATGGGCGGCTTCGTTCAGAGTGCCATGATGAAGCGAAGCGACAGCGTCAAGAGATGGAGTGTTACTAGCCCTCCAGGTTTAAAACGCGCAGACTCTGTCGCCAACCGAGGTACACTAGACAGGGGCAGTTCGCAGGTGGTTACGCGCCCTCAGAGCACTATTCGCGGCGGTTCGACCACTCCAGGCTCAAGCCGGCCGACTTCTCAACACGGCGAGAGGGAGCCAGCGACGGAATCGGCTTCCAAGCCGAGCCGCGAACTGTCCGTCGACACCACCCGAGCCTCGAAGcacgaagacgatggcgctATCCCCACCAGTCCTTCCAAGACCATGGACCCCAGGCGCTGGAGTCCGACCAAGTCGAGTTGGCTAGAGAGTGCTCTAAACCGACCAGAAACGCCCAAGTTACCACCCAAGCCGAATCAGTCGCAGCCGTCTTGGATGGCCGATCTCAACAAGACCAAAACGGGACGATCTACCCCTAACACTGATACGGGACGACCCGCTTCACCCTCCCACAAGCACCAGGTCAGCATTGGTGGGCTGATGCGACAGTCACCAGTCGGCGAAGTTGCCAAGCCTAACACGACTGGCCTCGGGGGCATTTACTCGCCCCCTCCTCATGCCAATCGGCCAGCGTTCGGCCACCTGTCGAAACCTAGCGTCACGGAGAACATACCAAAACTGGAACCAGCAGAACCCAAAGACGATTTTGAGAAGGAAgagggcaagcaagcatccAGAACGGTGCCGACCGACGAGCACCCCCCGACTCCAGCTGCCGAGAAGCGGCCTTCTGTCATCAGCCCGCCCCCAACGAAAGCCAagcccgagacgccgccaaAGAAGGATTTTCGAGCTACTTTGAAGCAGCGGACGCTGCCGCAAGAGCCCCCGaaggcagaggcagcagaGTTCAAGAACGTCTTTGGCAACCTTCGCCGAACTAAGACACAAAATTATGTCGCGCCCGATGTGCTCAAGGATAACATTCTACGGGGCAAGGCGGGCCTGAACCAGACAGATGGACCCAAGAAGAGCGAGCGGAAAGACGAGTTCAAGGAAGCAATCCTGCAGAAGCGCGAGGGGTTCAAGAAGGCCCAggccgagggcaagggcgtgACCAGGACTGCTACTACCCCTGGAGAAAGGGCTCTTCCGGAGGGGTTGGCCAAGCGTGCGGAGCTGGGCCGCTCCATAACCGGCACGAAGCAGACGTTGTCGGATGCTGCCTCTTCTGGGGAGCCCAAGAAGGTCGATAGTCAGAAGCCGGTCCCGGGTCCTAAGCGGATACTCAGCGGCCAGTCCACGGCTTCACCCCagtcgtccatggcggctgCCACTCCAACTAAGAGTCCAAGTCTCGACAAGCCCCGGCGCGTGTCCACTGAGGTCTCCAAGCCTCCATCAACCGAAACGCGAGCTCTGCCTTCACTGCAAAAAGAGACAAGTGCGCCATCAAGGCTGCAGCAAGGCCGAGTTGGTGCGGCCAGCAAGCTTGCGGATCGCTTCAACCCGGCTCTTGCAGGTATGCTGGCCCGCGGTCCCCCGCCCACGGGGACAAGTGGAGGCCAGACGACTGGCGACTCTgggtcgtcgaggggcgGCGCTTCTGGAGACAGCGCGGGATCGAGTGCGCCAGGGCCTCAGTTAACACACATGACGAAGAACCGTGCTCGGGGCCCTAGGAGGAAAGCCCCGACTGCATCGACCACGACGTCAAATGCATCCGCTCCCAAGCCAGCTGAGCCGACTCAACATGTGGGAGCCGAACCGGCCAAAGCCAAGGAACCTGAACAGCCGGTGTTGAAGAAGCAGAGCTACGTTGAAACCGAGACGGAGTTTGAACCAAAAAAGCCAGCACCCCTGTCGATTCAGCAACAGGTCGCTGCCAAGGCAGCTGTACGATCCAGGCCAGCGCCGCTGAAGCCGGAGGCGAAATCCGCAGACGAGAACAAGGCCCCAGTGGACCCAGCACCAGAAGAAGCCCTTCCACCGTCTTCTCCGAGGAAACTGAACATGAACCGCATGTCCGTATTCATGGCCAGCACGGCTTCGAACGACAGCAAGGTAGAGTCGAAAGAGCCGAAAAAGCTCACACATCAACGGACCGGGTCCAGGTCTCCTATCAAGTCTTCGGAACGGACTCTGCCAGAGCCTTCGCCTTCACCAACTAAGAGTGACCGCGACTCCTTGCCATCCATGAGGGATGCACCTCGATCGCCACGATTCGGTGCTTCGGTGACTTCGCCACCTCCGACCTCGAAGCCATCTTTTGACGGACCGCGCACCGAGCAAGCTTCGCCACGACCCAAGTCCAGGGGCGCGGTGCGTCCCCTGTCAGGTCTTGGCGATGGTCTCAGGTCTCCAGGCTCAATCGCTTCGCCCGCGCGATCTCCCACCAAGCAAGCCAGTGACGTGTCGACGCTGCTCACAGAGTTTTTCGGCCCTGACCGCCCAAAAGCCAATGTCAAGGTCGATCCTGCGGAGGTTCTCATGAACCGCCCATCTGCTGGTGCTAAGATCACCAGCCATGGCTTTCAGATGTTCCAGATCTTGGGGGACGGAAAGAAGCTCCCCGTGTCAGCCCAGAATGAGCGTGTCTTGTTCGAGCGGGAGATGTATGTCTGTGCACACAACTTTACCGATGCCGCAGGGAGGAAGTTATTCGAAGTGTACTTTtgggtcggcgacgaagtGCCCGAGTCaacggccgaggacgccctgCTTTTCGTACAACGCGAGGCCAAATCGTTGGGCGGAAAGGTGGTCAAGCTCCGCCAGGGCAAGGAAACGTCTGAGTTTATTCAGGCTCTtggcggcgtcatcatcataCGGAGAGGGTCCAGCATCAAGTACGATTCGCTGGCGCCTAGCATGCTATGTGGCCGGCGCTATCTCGGACAAGTTGCctttgacgaggtcgacttCACAGCAGCGAGCCTATGCGCCGGCTTCGTCTATCTCATCACGCAGGGCGGCAAGTGCTACGTATGgaagggcaagggcagcgACGTCACGGAGATGAGCTGCGCTCGCCTGGTCGGCATGGACCTAGCTCTCACCGGCGAGCTTCTGGAGCACGAAGATGGCAGCGAACCGGCGACGTTCTGGGCCATATTTGACGGAGAAGGCTCGAAGCCGCACTCGGCGGACCACTGGAGACTGAAGCCGAGCTACGACAAGTACTGCAGCAGACTCTTCTGCTCGGATGCAGACTCGCGACAGCAG ATCTTCGAGATCAGTCCGTTTGGACAGGTGGATCTCTCGCCGTTTAGCATCTACGTCCTAGACGCCTTCTTTGAGATGTACATTGTGGTCGGCGCGCGGGCCAACTCACAGTACACGTCGTTCCGCAACGCGCTCGACTTTGCGCAAGAATATGCCATCCTGGCGGCGGGTATGGAGGACCGCCCCTTTGTGCCCGTGTCGACGGTGGTGCTCGAGGGCATCCCACGCGACCTCAAGCGCGTGTTCCGCAAGTGGGACGACGCCCGCAGCCCGACGGTGACGaaccagccggcggcggcggccgggcaggggctcaggcgcgggcgcagtCTGAGGGTCGTGACGCTGAACCAGGCGCTCCAGGCGCTGAGCGATTGA
- the SLC1 gene encoding 1-acylglycerol-3-phosphate O-acyltransferase (EggNog:ENOG503NX4B~COG:I~TransMembrane:2 (i12-31o43-64i)) — MSATLLSYLVKFLVGYFALTVFFYALSWAAVPRAGFVARVLAAYISLVACALFGAAASAVLTLAGHQQISQWVTARAFHYLMRLTTGVVFTVDDPADVLGTTRPAVFIGNHQTELDVLMLGAMFPKYCSVTAKSDLKHVPFLGWFMRLSGSIFIDRKNSRDARDAMQGAAQEIRAKRQSVYMFPEGTRSYTKEPALLPFKKGAFHLAVQAGVPIVPCVVANYSHVLYLKSLVFNAGAIPVKVLDPIPTKDLTSADVDELTRSTRELMLKELIALSAKAKGQPVPALTANDSAPSKAASSSVDAKA, encoded by the exons atgtccGCCACCCTCCTCTCGTACCTGGTCAAGTTCCTCGTGGGCTATTTCGCCCTGACCGTCTTCTTCTACGCCCTCTCCtgggccgccgtgccccgcgccggcttcgtcgcccgcgtcctcgccgcctacatctccctcgtcgcctgcgccctcttcggcgccgccgcctcggccgtcctcaccctcgccggccaccaGCAAATCTCGCAATGGGtcaccgcccgcgccttcCACTACCTCATGCGTCTCACCACGGGCGTCGTCTTCACCGTTGACGACCccgccgacgtcctcggcaccacccgccccgccgtcttcatcggcaacCACCAGACGGAACTCGACGTCCTCATGCTCGGCGCCATGTTCCCCAAGTACTGCAGCGTCACCGCAAAGTCGGACCTCAAGCACGTCCCCTTCCTCGGCTGGTTCATGCGCCTCTCGGGCAGCATCTTCATCGACCGCAAGAACtcgcgcgacgcccgcgacgccatgCAGGGCGCTGCCCAGGAGATCCGCGCCAAGCGCCAGAGCGTCTACATGTTCCCCGAGGGCACCCGCAGCTACACAAAGGagcccgccctgctgccctTCAAGAAGGGCGCCTtccacctcgccgtccaggccggcgtcCCCATCGTCCCCTGCGTCGTCGCAAACTACAGCCACGTCCTCTACCTCAAGAGCCTCGTCTTTAACGCTGGTGCCATCCCCGTCAAAG TCCTCGACCCCATCCCCACCAAGGACCTCAcctcggccgacgtcgacgagctcaccCGCTCCACCCGCGAGCTGATGCTCAAGGAACTCAtcgccctctccgccaaggccaagggccagcCCGTTCCTGCCCTCACCGCAAACGACTCGGCCccctccaaggccgccagTTCCAGCGTTGACGCCAAGGCATGA
- a CDS encoding uncharacterized protein (COG:S~EggNog:ENOG503NVBH~BUSCO:EOG09263A3Y), protein MAPQRRRQRHSSVSLAVPSSSSSAAAANDRPPLAALFLIDFDVKAGYTIVWKRTSSDAVELDGRVEYKSLPSGLHTVRDDLIYFVDGAHAGLSAFVNEPCDEEDARNARMIAVGILVPLSYGRLGRAWRHAQNLKDMAAKLAKDRNMTEALEKYWDANRAREGGNESSAHLPPSPTQDRKTPARERSSSDGTVLHPPEHKLSPFHPAWSLVQLLDRFGPLIFPIQRAALLRRRILISCHAPVHQICDFVYDISILSNIPLSISDSLPATAPSPRLRPLFAIGVHDIPFLMEDFEASKRRADGEADEDGEAGSGWIACTTDSILAMKDTLWDMLITMPPDYSANAKDKAWPTVECPRGIPIKATQRDLRRYNALRNGLARLAGSSPTGAPVPDTPESETSAVRLSTSHSQRVLSSEPDEAVDQLAEPPSWAALAYNGYMWWASAGEQLRAEEQEEQSRDAALLADLAPAPHSPMQRRPSSRSDPLTDSVASFAGRRAADADEARLELAIIAYFHRLTTQMLSILVDLVDSAEEAYPVRYHDQRGGDDQDGVSGEDEAEVLLLNNGLGGPAGADVITVDGQCVENMGLDVWSTSDAQFVQDLVAAYFDRPARIEGKGVEVCGVRVC, encoded by the exons ATGGCTccccagcgacggcgacagcgccACTCGTCCGTCTCCCTTGCCGTaccctcctcgtcctcctccgccgccgccgccaacgaccgcccccccctcgccgccctcttcctcatcgacttcgacgtcaaggccggaTACACAATTGTCTGGAAGCGCACATCGagcgatgccgtcgagctcgatggCCGCGTCGAGTACAAGTCTTTGCCCTCGGGCCTGCACACCGTCCGCGACGACCTCATATActttgtcgacggcgcccacgcCGGTCTCAGCGCCTTTGTCAACGAGCCctgcgacgaagaggacgccCGCAATGCCCGCATGATCGCCGTTGGCATCCTCGTTCCCTTGAGCTATGGGCGCTTGGGCAGGGCCTGGCGCCATGCCCAGAACCTCAAGGATATGGCTGC GAAACTTGCCAAGGATCGCAACATGACCGAGGCGCTCGAAAAGTACTGGGACGCCAACAGAGCGAGGGAAGGCGGTAATGAATCAAGCGCGCATctcccgccctcgccaacacAAGACCGCAAAACGCCTGCTAGAGAAAGGTCTTCCTccgacggcaccgtcttGCATCCTCCCGAGCACAAGCTCTCGCCCTTTCACCCCGCCTGGAGCTtggtccagctcctcgatcGCTTCGGACCCCTCATATTCCCCATTCAAAGGGCCGCGCTACTGAGAAGGCGCATCTTGATATCATGTCACGCTCCGGTTCATCAAATATGTGATTTCG TCTATGACATATCTATCCTGTCCAACATTCCTCTCTCCATTTCCGACTCCCTGCCGGCCACCGCGCCCAGTCCGAGGCTGCGGCCCCTTTTCGCCATTGGCGTTCACGACATCCCCTTTCTGATGGAGGACTTTGAGGCCTCCAAGCGCAGggcagacggcgaggccgatgaggatggcgaggccggaTCTGGTTGGATCGCCTGCACCACCGACAGCATCCTCGCCATGAAGGACACTCTTTGGGACATGCTCATCACCATGCCGCCCGACTActccgccaacgccaaggacaaggcatGGCCGACGGTCGAGTGCCCGCGCGGCATCCCCATCAAGGCGACGCAGCGCGACCTGCGCCGCTACAACGCCCTCCGTAATGGCTTGGCGCGCCTGGCCGGCTCATCGCCCACTGGAGCCCCCGTCCCAGACACGCCCGAGTCCGAAACATCGGCCGTACGCCTCTCGACGAGCCATTCGCAGCGCGTGCTAAGCAGCGAAccggacgaggccgtcgaccaGCTGGCCGAGCCCCCGAGCTGGGCAGCCCTCGCCTACAATGGCTACATGTGGTGGGCCAgtgccggcgagcagctccgtgccgaggagcaggaggagcagagtcgcgatgccgccctgctcgccgacctcgccccTGCCCCGCATTCGCCCATgcaacgccgcccgtcgtcgcgttCCGACCCGCTCACCGACTCGGTCGCCTCCTTTGCCggacgtcgcgccgccgacgccgacgaagcccgcCTGGAGCTCGCCATCATAGCATACTTTCACCGCCTCACCACGCAGATGCTatccatcctcgtcgacctggtTGACAGCGCGGAAGAAGCCTACCCGGTCCGCTACCACgaccagcgcggcggcgatgaccaagacggcgtctcgggcgaggacgaggccgaggtgctgTTGCTCAacaacggcctcggcggcccggccggcgcagacgtcatcaccgtcgacggccagtgCGTGGAGAACATGGGGCTCGACGTGTGGAGCACGAGCGACGCCCAGTTCGTGCAGGACCTCGTGGCGGCCTACTTTGACCGCCCAGCGCGCATAGAGGGCAAGGGGGTCGAAGTGTGCGGCGTGCGCGTGTGCTGA